The Microbacterium luteum genome includes a region encoding these proteins:
- a CDS encoding heavy metal translocating P-type ATPase: MMNTSSTTASATDVQQHAHGSARWELWFAIASGLTYAAGMITEFVLGMPLLGLPLVFFLATYFFGGFFTFRSAIASTLRGKFEVDFLMLVAAIGAALIGKWAEGAVLLFLFSLGHALEEYALSRASKSIEALAELAPRTALVRRDGGEPVEVPVEQIAVADIIVIRPNSRIPSDGFVISGVSAVDQSAVTGESIPVEKEPVTDPERAMRTVDTLPAANRVFAGTVNGSGVLEVKVTATAADSTLSKVVELVRTADQATSPTQQFIDRFQRWYVPAVIVGVAATLLVAMFGFGQQFPDAFYLSMTVLVAASPCALAIATPAAVLAGVARAARAGVLVKGGAPLETLGRVKAIAFDKTGTLTWGLPRVTSVAPVDGDDGALLIPTLVAVESLSDHPLAAAIVRDLTGRISDSDRVEATDLNAVVGRGVRATIDGETVEVGNLRMFDEQQLTLPAALNAAYEQARDSGQTLMIVRRGDRFLGLVGVMDASRAESVQVLTALRGANVGQLVMISGDNQRVADAVGREVGVDTAIGELLPEDKVAKITRLAQSHRPIAMVGDGVNDAPAMARADIGIAMGAAGSTVALETCDIALMSDDLGRVPFAVRLSRATSRIIRQNLIASLAVVLFLIIATFVGLNIGAVVLIHEGSTLIVVGNALRLLAFERGKEHHGIDHEDKPTA; encoded by the coding sequence ATGATGAACACCTCTTCAACCACGGCATCTGCCACCGACGTGCAGCAGCATGCGCACGGCTCGGCTCGGTGGGAGCTGTGGTTCGCGATCGCGTCCGGCCTGACGTACGCGGCCGGGATGATCACGGAGTTCGTGCTGGGCATGCCATTGCTGGGGCTGCCCTTGGTGTTCTTTCTCGCCACCTACTTCTTCGGCGGGTTCTTCACTTTCCGCTCAGCGATCGCCTCGACGTTGCGGGGCAAGTTCGAGGTCGACTTCCTCATGCTCGTCGCGGCGATCGGTGCCGCCCTGATCGGGAAGTGGGCCGAGGGTGCGGTGCTGCTGTTCCTGTTCAGCCTGGGACACGCCCTGGAAGAGTACGCGCTGAGCAGGGCGAGCAAGTCCATTGAGGCGCTCGCGGAACTCGCTCCCCGCACGGCACTGGTCCGCCGTGACGGCGGCGAGCCGGTTGAGGTGCCGGTCGAGCAGATCGCGGTCGCGGACATTATCGTGATCCGTCCGAACTCGCGAATCCCTTCGGACGGGTTCGTGATCTCCGGGGTCTCTGCCGTGGACCAGTCGGCGGTCACCGGCGAGTCCATCCCTGTGGAGAAGGAACCTGTCACCGATCCAGAGCGTGCGATGCGCACCGTCGACACCCTGCCGGCCGCGAACCGCGTCTTCGCGGGCACGGTCAACGGCTCGGGGGTGCTCGAGGTCAAGGTCACCGCCACGGCGGCGGACTCGACGCTGAGCAAGGTGGTCGAGCTGGTCCGCACCGCCGACCAGGCCACGTCCCCGACCCAGCAGTTCATCGACCGGTTCCAGCGCTGGTACGTGCCCGCCGTCATCGTCGGCGTCGCGGCCACCCTGCTGGTGGCGATGTTCGGGTTCGGGCAGCAGTTCCCCGACGCGTTCTACCTCTCCATGACCGTGCTGGTCGCGGCAAGCCCCTGCGCTCTCGCGATCGCCACCCCCGCGGCCGTGCTCGCCGGGGTGGCCCGCGCCGCACGCGCCGGCGTGCTCGTCAAGGGTGGCGCACCACTGGAAACCCTCGGCCGGGTTAAGGCGATAGCGTTCGACAAGACCGGAACGCTCACCTGGGGCCTTCCCCGCGTCACCTCCGTCGCCCCGGTCGACGGCGACGACGGGGCGCTGCTGATCCCGACCCTGGTCGCGGTGGAGTCGCTCAGCGATCACCCCCTTGCCGCGGCGATCGTCCGCGACCTCACCGGCCGCATCTCCGACTCCGACCGGGTCGAAGCGACAGACCTGAACGCGGTCGTCGGCCGGGGTGTGCGCGCCACCATTGACGGTGAGACGGTGGAGGTCGGCAACCTCCGCATGTTCGACGAACAGCAGCTCACCCTCCCCGCTGCGCTCAACGCGGCGTACGAACAGGCCCGCGACTCCGGGCAGACGTTGATGATCGTGCGGCGCGGCGACCGGTTCCTCGGTCTCGTCGGCGTCATGGACGCCTCCCGCGCGGAATCCGTCCAGGTGCTCACCGCGCTTCGCGGAGCGAATGTCGGGCAGCTCGTGATGATCTCGGGAGACAACCAGCGCGTCGCCGACGCTGTCGGCCGTGAGGTCGGCGTCGACACCGCCATCGGAGAGCTGCTGCCCGAGGACAAGGTCGCCAAGATCACCCGGCTGGCCCAGAGCCACCGGCCGATCGCGATGGTCGGCGACGGGGTGAACGACGCGCCCGCGATGGCGCGGGCCGACATCGGCATTGCGATGGGCGCCGCCGGCTCCACCGTCGCGCTCGAGACCTGCGACATCGCCTTGATGAGCGACGACCTCGGCCGCGTCCCCTTCGCCGTCCGGCTCAGCCGCGCCACCAGCCGGATCATCCGCCAGAACCTGATCGCCAGTCTCGCCGTCGTCCTCTTCCTGATCATCGCCACCTTCGTCGGCCTGAACATCGGCGCCGTCGTTCTCATCCACGAAGGATCCACGCTCATCGTCGTCGGCAACGCTCTCCGGCTCCTCGCGTTCGAGCGCGGCAAGGAGCACCACGGCATCGACCACGAAGACAAGCCCACGGCGTGA
- a CDS encoding ArsR/SmtB family transcription factor: MTHETLREAAGVLSVTEAERLAEIMQALASPVRLRILSVLRARPSTVTELSEELGSGQTTVSNHLRLLRHPSLVVGSRDGRHVHYALFDEHVAELLDEAVGHLSHLASESKRG; encoded by the coding sequence ATGACACATGAGACCCTGCGCGAGGCGGCGGGCGTGCTGTCCGTAACGGAGGCCGAGCGACTTGCAGAGATCATGCAGGCTCTCGCCTCACCCGTGCGCTTGCGCATCCTGAGCGTGCTGCGCGCCCGCCCGAGCACCGTCACCGAGCTCAGCGAAGAGCTGGGGTCGGGACAGACCACCGTGTCCAACCACCTGCGACTGCTGCGCCACCCCAGCCTCGTGGTGGGCAGTCGAGACGGCCGCCACGTCCACTACGCATTGTTCGACGAGCATGTCGCGGAACTGCTGGACGAGGCTGTGGGGCATCTGTCTCACCTAGCCTCCGAATCCAAGCGGGGGTAG